Genomic segment of Kibdelosporangium phytohabitans:
CGACGTCGTCGGCGTCGACACTGTCCGCGCCACGCCACGCGGCGTGCGCGATGGCCGTACGAGCCACCACGAGGTCAGCGCGCATGCCGTCCACCTCGAAAGCAGCGCACACCGACGCGATCCGGCGCAGTTCCGCGTCGGGCAGCGCGACGCCGGGCAACGCGGTGCGGGCCTTGACGATCTGCTCCGCCAGTGCCGCGTCGGCCGCGGTCCACCGCGCCGCGAAGCCCGCCGGGTCGGTCTCGAACGCCAGCCTGCGCCGGATCACCTCGGTGCGCACCGCGACGTCACGCGACGACACCACGTGCACGGTCAGCCCGAACCGGTCCAGCAGCTGCGGCCGCAGCTCGCCCTCCTCCGGGTTCATCGTGCCGACCAGCAGGAAGCTCGCTGCGTGCGAGATCGACACGCCTTCCCGCTCGACGTGCGCGCGGCCCATCGCCGCCGCGTCCAGCAGCAGGTCGACCAGGTGGTCGTGCAGCAGGTTGACCTCGTCGACGTACAGCACCCCGCGGTGCGCCGCCGCGAGCAGTCCGGGCTGGTAGGCCCGGACGCCCTCGGTCAGCGCGCGTTCCAGGTCGAGTGATCCGGCGAGCCGGTCCTCGGTCGCGCCGACGGGCAGCTCGACCAGACGCGCCGCGCGCTGGTCGGCGCCGTCGTGCGGCGCGTCGGGGCACGCCGGGTCGGGGTTGGCGGGGTCGCAGGCGAACCGGCAGCCGGGCACGACGTCGACCACGGGCAGCAGCGCTGCCAGCGCGCGCACGATCGTGGACTTCGCGGTTCCTTTCTCACCTCTGACCAGCACTCCCCCGATACCCGGGTGCACCGCGTTGAGCAGCAGTGCCATCCGCAGGTCGTCGTGGCCGACGATGGCTGAGAACGGGAAGCGCACGGCGAGATCCTTCCCCGGGTGTCCGCGCCCGAAGTCGAGGCATCGGGCACGCGGGCGCGTACCCGTGTGCGAGCGGAGTGTCTGGCTCCCAGGTTCGGCACCTGGTGACAGTGGCGGGACCGCACCGGATTCGCACCGGATTTCCTCCGCGTTCGCACCGCACGCCATCGTCGCATCCCGGGGGCCGGATCCCAACCAACCGGCGCCGCGCGTGGGACGCTCGGCCACCGGATCTTGCGGTCGATCCGCAGCGACACCACCGCTACCTGCAACGATCGGAGGATCAACGTGTCCAGCAACACACCGAACGCCAGCAGCAACGCGACGGTCGACGTCAGCAGGACAGGGGCGACCAGCGACCGCGGCCTCCGTATCGCGGATCGGCTCGGTCTTCGTGGGGCAACGAGTCGGTTCGCCCGCTGGTAGCTTTCCCACCATGACTCGCGCGTTTCGGTTCGGCGTCAACATGATCACCAACGGTGACCGGTCGGCGGCGATCGCCAAGGTCCGCCGGGCCGAGGAACTCGGTTACGACGTGATCCTGGTCCCGGACCACCTGGGGATGCCCGCGCCGTTCCCGTGGCTGTCGCTGGCCGCGGAGCACACCAGCCGCGTGCGGCTGGGAACCTTCGTGCTCAACGCCGGGTTCTGGAACCCGGTTCTGCTGGCCAGGGACGTGTTCACGCTGAACACGTTCGCGCAGGGCAGGCTGGAGCTGGGACTGGGCGCGGGATACGTCCGCGAGGAGTTCGAAGAAGCAGGCCTGGCCTGGCCGCGACCGGGCGAACGCGTGACGCACCTGACGGACGTGGTCCACAGGATGCGCGCGGAAGCGGCGAAACTGGGGCAGTCGCTGCGGATCGTGGTCGGCGGCAACGGGGATCGCGTGCTGCGGCTGGCCGCCGGACACGCGGACACCGTGGCGTTCGCGGGGTTGAGGACCACACCGCCGGGCAGCGCGCAGCCGATGGAGTTCATCACGTGGGACGAGCTCGGTGAACGCGTCGAGTTCGTGCGCAAGGCGGCTGACGGCCGCGACTACGAATCGAACCTGTTGGTGCAGAACGTGTCCGACGCCACGGACAGCGCCCCCGACGTTCCGGCGATGCTGGGCGGGACGCACGAGGAGATCGCCGCCAAGGTGCGTACGCTGCGTGACCGGTACGGGATCACGTACCTCACCGTGCTCGAACCGAACCTCGAGTCCTTCGCCCCGGTCATCAAGCTGCTCAGGGAACAGTGAGCCGAGCACGGCGAATCTGGCGCTGATCGGCGGGACGACGGGTCCGGCCGGCCCGCACTGGACCGGCCGGACGCCGTGCTACGGCAGGCGCCAGTTCTGCGCGCTCGATGTGTTGCAGTCGTAGATCTGCAACTGGGTTCCGTTGGCGGAGTTGCTGTTCGGCACGTCCAAGCACCGCCCGGAAGGCGAGTTCACCAACGCGCCGTTGGCCTTCGGCCACCACTGCTGCGCGCCCGTGCCGTTGCAGTCGTACAACTGGACCTTGGTTCCGTTGTCCCGTTTGCTGCCTGCCACGTCCAGGCATCGCCCGGCGGCGCGGATCGTGCCGTCCGACGCCAAGGTCCACTGCTGCGCGACCGAGCTGTTGCACTCCCACAGCCGCACGATGGAACCGCTGGACTGCGGCGGGTTCGCGTCGGCGCACTTGTTCGCGAGGCCGCTGATCAGCCCGGTCCTCGGCGCCGCCGGGCCCACGTCGAACGACGGCGGGGCGTCGGCGGGCGCACTGCCCCACGTGGTGTTCGGGCCGGCGCCCAGCGTGAAGTCCAGCGTTCCGCCGTTGGCCACGATGGACTCCGGCAGCCAGGCGCGGTTGGACGCCTGACCGTTGACCCGCAGGCTCTGCACGTACTTGTTCGCGTCCGAGGCCCCGGGGGCGTTGATGGTGATGGTCTTGCCGTTGCCCCTGGTGATCGTGACGCTCGAGAACTGCGGGCTGGCCAGCACGAGCTCGGACCGGCCCGGCGCCTGCGGGTACATCCCCAACGCGGCCCACACGGCCCACGATGACATCTGCCCGAGATCGTCGTTGCCGACGATGCCTTCCGGCGCGGGCTTGAACAACGTTGTCAACGCGCGCCGGACCACATCCTGCGTCTTGTACGGCACGCCCGCGTAGGCGTAGGCCCACGGGGTGTTGAGCGTCGGCTCGTTGCCCAGGTACGCCATGTTCTTGGTGGGTCCGGCGTTCAGTTCGGTGAAGAAGGAGTCCAACCTGGGCACGACCGCGGCGTTGCCGCCCATGGCGTCGAACAGCCCCCGGTGGTTGTACGGCACCATCCACGCGTACTGGCCGCCGTTTCCTTCGACGAACTCGTTCTGCTGCGTCGGGCTGAAACCGGGGAACGACGTGTCGGTGTTGCGTGGCTGCAGGTACTTGTTGCCCGATTCGAAGAGGTTGCGCCAGTTCTGGGCTCGCCGCAGGAAGTTCTCCGCCGTCGCCGCGTCACCGAGGCGGGCGGCGAACTGCGAGATGGCGAAGTCGGCACTCGTGTACTCCAGCGTGGTCGACGCCGAGCCCCACACGTCACCGAGGCCGGTCGGGACGTAGCCATACTGGTTGTACTGCAGCCAGCCCGGCCGCTGACGGACATCGTTGACTCCCGCGACGATCCGGCGCAGGCCGTCGGCGGCGTCGAAGTCGGTCGCCCCGAAGGCGTGCATGGTGGCGATGATGGCGGACACCGGGTCGCCGTTCATCACGCCTGTGCCGCCGTCGGCCACTGTCCAGCGGTCGAAGTATCCGCCGTACTTGGCCTGGTCGACCGCGGACTGGGCGATGTCGGCCGCTTCCGACGGCGCGATCAGGGCTATCAGTGCGACTTGGGACCGGTAGACGTCCCAGCCGGAGAAGTTGGCGTACTGCGCGCGTCCGTTCGCCACCGTGTGGACCTGTTTGTCGAAGCCGGTGTACTTGCCGTCCACATCGCTGAAGACGTTCGGGTGCAACAGGGAGTGGTAGAGCGCGGTGTAGAAGGTCCGCAGCTGCGCGTCGGTGCCGCCGTTGACGTTGATCCGGCCGAGCAGCCCGTTCCACGCCGCACGCGTGCCGGCCTTGATCTCGTCGAAGCCCTTGGCGCCCTGCTCGGCACTGAGGTTGGCGTTCGCGCCGTCGAGGCTGACGAACGAGATGCCCACTCGCGCGGTGACTGTGGTGGCGTTGAAGGACACGAACGCCGACGCCGCCAACGGCGCCACGTCGCTGGTGACCGCCGGGCCCTTGCGCGTGTCCACGCCTTTCACCGGCGACGGGACGCTTCCCGCGCCGCGGCCTTCGATCGACTTGCGGCTCTCGTCGACCTTGCCGTCCGCGCCCGCCACACCCGATGTCGCGAATGGAGTGTCGAACACGGCGTGGAAGTGGATCCGGTACCTGTTGCCGGCGCCGCAGAAGCCGCCGCCGTCGGTGTAGCCGGACAACGTGTTGGCGCCGATGGTGATCGAGCCGCTGGCCGAGTTGAACGCCTTCGCCGCGTCCACTGACAACGACGCTCGCTGACCGGCCGGGTAGGTGAACCGGGCCATGCCCGTCCGGGTCGTCGTGGTCAGTTCCGTGCGCAGGCCGTTGTCGAACCTCACCGAGTAGTAGCCCGGTGCGGCGGATTCGTTGGCGTGCGAGAACGTGTAGTTGCCGACCGGGCTCGTGCCGAGCACGGGCATGAACGGGATGTTGCCGAAGTCGCTGCAGCCGGGGCCGGAGATGTGCGTCAGGCTGAAGCCCTTGATGCGGTTGTCGTCGTAGTGGTAGCCGCCGTGCTGGTGCAGCACGGTGTCCGGGCTCCACTGCATCATCCCGAACGGCGCGTCCGCGCCGGGGAAGGTGTTGCCGGCGCCGCCGCCGTGGCCGAAGTCAGGGCCACCGGGTTTGGTTCCGACGAAGGTGTTGACGTACTGGGCGGGATCGCTGACAGCCACTCTCGACGGTGCGGCGGCGGCTGGGACGGCGGCGAACGTGAGCGCCGCCGCGAACGCCAAGGCCGCGGCGAATACACGCATGGCTTCTCCTGCAGGATGGAGGGTGACAACGTTGTCAACGCGTATTTTCGCACTCAGCGCGGCCACGGGAAACCACCGCTCGGCTCAACCCGTCAAGGCGCACCGGGCGGGAGAACGGGAAGACCGGACGGTGCGCCCTCGGCCAGCAGTCCCCGCAGGACATCGGTGTCCATGTGCTCGGCGACCAGATCGCCGAGCAGGTCGAGCTGCGCTTCCCGGACCGCGGCGAAGGACGTGCCGGGCGCTGGGCGGAATCCCGGCCGTCCCGCGTGGCCGGCGGCCCAGTCCAGCAGCGCGCGGCGGGGTTCGTCGTTCTCCAGCAGGCCATGCCAGTGCGTACCCGCGATCGCACCGCTGAGTACACCTTCGGGTGTACCGTCCGGCAGCGTGACGAGCCCGTCCGCGGGCTGGTCGACGACCGTGCCGTGGTGGATCTCGTAGCCCGTCGCCGGATGGCCGAACACGAACCCGTCCGGGCGACGCAGGATCTTGTCCCGCTGGAACTCGAACTCGACGTCGAGCAGGCCGAGACCGGGAACCTCGCCCGCTCCGGATTCATACGAATCGGTGATCCTGGTACCCAGCATCTGGAACCCGCCGCAGATCCCGGCGACGGGCAGGCCGCGTCGGCCGTGATCGATGATCGCGTCGGCCAGACCGTTGTGCCGCAACCACTCCAGGTCGTGCACGGTCGCCTTCGATCCGGGGATGACGACGAGGTCGGCGTCCGCCAGGCGGGACGGTTCGGTGACGAACCGCACCGACACGCCCGGTTCGCAGGCCAGCGCCTCGACGTCGGTGCCGTTGGAGATCCTCGGCAACCGCACGACGGCGACCCGCAGCCACTGCTCCCCCACCGGTGGGAGCGGCCTGCCCACGACGCCGTCGGCCGTGTAGGACAACGAGTCCTCCGCGTCCAGCCAGAGGTCCGCGTTCCACGGCAGCACGCCGAGTACGCGCCGCCCGGTGAGGTCGTGCAGCTGGTCGAGGCCGGGGCGCAGCAGGGCCGGGTCGCCGCGGAACTTGTTGATCACGAATCCCGCGACAAGCGCTTGGTCGGCCGGCGAGAGCAGCGCGACCGTGCCGTAGAGGTGCGCGAACACGCCGCCGCGGTCGATGTCGCCGACAACGATGACGGGCAGGTCGGCCGCCCTGGCCAGGCCCATGTTGGCGATGTCGGTGCGGCGGAGGTTGATCTCCGTCGGCGAGCCCGCGCCTTCGCACACGACCACGTCGTACTCGGCGCGCAAGCCCTCCAAAGTGGAGAGAACGGTCTGGAACAGCTCGGGTTTGCGGTCCCGATAGGACAACGCGGAGGTGTGCCCGATCACCTTGCCGAGCAGGACGACCTGCGACGTGCGGTCGCCGCCCGGTTTGAGCAGGACCGGGTTGAACCGGACACTGGGGACGAGCCCGGCCGCGGCGGCCTGCAGCGCCTGCGCCCGGCCGATCTCGCCGCCGTCCGGGGTGACCACGGAGTTGTTGGACATGTTCTGCGCCTTGAACGGCGCCACCCGCACACCTTGCCGCGCCAGCCACCGGCACAGGCCCGCGACCAGCACACTCTTGCCCGCGTCCGACGACGTACCGGCAACCAACAGGCCTCCGCTCACCCGGCGAACCCTATCGGGATAGTGTCTTGACACCCCTGGAGCACGCATGTTCGAACACGTGTTCTAGGATGTGTTACCCCCTCCACGTGACCACGAAAGGACCAGGATGACCGCTCCAACCGCCGAGGCGGCTACTAGCGCTCCCGGTGACGAGGAGGTGCCTGCCTCGACCAGCGAAGAGGGCACCGAAGCGACTGCTGAGGAGACTCCAGTGGTTGAGGAAAAGCCCAAGCGCGCCGCTCGCGCCAAGAGCACCGCGAAGAAGACCCGCACTGTCGAGCTCACGCTGACCGTGACGGGCACGCTCGACGGCAACTGGCAGGCCGACCTGATGCACGGCACGTCCCGTGTCGTGCAGGGCCTCTCCATCCCCGCCGCCGCGGTCGCCAAGGCCGCGCAGGAGCTGCACCCCGAGATCGCCGAGAAGATCGAAGAGGTGATCAACGCCGCCCGCGAGCAGCACGAGTCGCGGCTGCGTGAGCTCGAGGAGGAGATGGCCAAGGTCAAGCAGGCCCTCGCCGACCTCGGCGACGACGCCTGACAACACCACCTCCGCCGCCGGTGCGTCCTCGTGGGACGCGCCGGCGGCGGCGTGGTGTTCAGGCTCGGTTCAGCCGGTGCTGGATCGTGTCGAAGAAGGCCGTCTTGGCGATGGTGTACTTGTCGTAGTTCGATTCCCCGGCGTTGACCTCGACCAGGCCGCGCTTCATCCGCTCGTAGTCACCGCGCAGCGTCTCGTCGGAGCGCAGCAGGTCGCGGAACCGGGTCGTGTAGTGCCACCACGGCGAATCGAGTTGGCGGACGTGCAGGATCGCGTGCTGCCCGGGATCCGCCGAGGCGAAAAGCCTTTTCTCCCAGAAGTTCCCCTCACCCCTCGGGTTGTCGCGCAGCACGCCGGGCGAGTCGGGGGCGATCCCGGCCACGTCGACGAACCCGGCGCGGGCCACCGCGGCTTCGACCCCGTCGACGTCCTGCAGCGACGGGACGCCGATCTGCAGGTCGACGATGGGTTTCGCGGCCAGCCCCGGTACCGAGGTCGAGCCGATGTGGTCCCAGGCGTAGTCCGGCCTGGCCGCGAACCGGGCCAGGCGCCGCAGCAGCCGGTCCGCCGTCACGGCCCAGCCGGGGTTGTGCGGCTCGAGGCGCGGGGCGCCGAACTGGGCGATCCGGCCGTCCGCCAGGTTGCGGACGAGCTGGGACAGCCGGGTTTCCCACAGCCCACTGATGTCCTCTGTGGACGCGACGACCACGTCCGCGTCCGCCGACGGCTCCCCCACCGCGATCACCAGGCCCGCCTCGCCGACACCTGTCCACGTGATGCCCGGGTACTGCTCATCCGGTTGCGCACCGACCAGCGCCACCCTCACAGGCTGGCCCGCCAGCGACGTACCTCACCGTCCACGAGTTCCACTGAACCGACCTTACGCATGTACTGCAGGTGGGCGCCAGTTTCCGCGACCGCGCTGCGGCGCATGATGCCGCGCACGTTCTCCCAGCCACGCGACCACGTGAGCTTCTCGGTGATCTCCCACGTCGTGGCCTCGCCGTTGGCGTGCAGCACGGCGGAGATCTCGTCGCAGCGCTCCTGGTGGTGCTGGATCAGCGCGAGGGTCCGGCGTGCGACACCGCGGAAGCGGTATTCGTGCGCGGGCAGCACTTCCGCGTCGTCGAACTCGGCGATCCGTTCCAGTGACGCGATGTAGCTGGACAACGGGTTGTCGTCACCGATGCTCATCCCGATGTTCGGGCTGATCCTCGGCAGCACGTGATCGCCGGTGAGCAGCACGCCCCGGGCTTCGTCGTACAGGCAGATGTGGCCGGGCGTGTGTCCCGGCGTCCACACCGCGCGCATCGTGCGGGCACCGTGCGGCACGACGTCGCCGTCGTCCAGCAGGACGTCCGGCATCGCGAGGTCCATGAAGGGTTTCATGGCCTCACCGCTGAACTCCAGCTTCGCCGCGACGTCCGCGGGGATGCCGGAGGAACGCAGCCAGTCGCGGTCGTAGGAGGCCTCCGTGGTCTCGGCGAGACGCGCGGGCAGCACCTCCCGCTCGGCCGGGTGCATCGCGATCCACGCACCGGATTCCTGCTTCAGGCGTGCACTGAGCCCGTGGTGGTCCGCGTGCACGTGGGTGACGACGATACCGACCACATCGGACACCGACGCGCCCGCGGCGGCCAGACCCGCCACCAGTCCGTCCCACGTCTCCGGCGCGAACCAGCCCGGGTCGACGACCACGACGCCCTCGTCGGCGACAGACAGGTACGTGTTCGTGTAGCGCAGCGGGTTGTGCGGGATCGGCACGGGAACCGACCACAGGTCGTCCCTGACGCGCTCGACCGGTGGGATTTCCTTGCGTTTCCACGCTTCCCACTGGCTCCGGGTGCTGGGCTCGGCCGGGACAGTGCTCATGCGACGATTTCCGTGAGCGTGCGCAGCGTCTTGGCGTCCGCGTTCACCAGCAGTGTCGTGACCACGCTTTCCTTCCAGGCGGCGAGTTCGTCCTTGATCTTGGCCAGCGGCCCGATCAGCGAGATGTCCTCGACCATCCGGGTCGGCACGGCGGCGATCGCCTCGGCCTTGTGGCCGCCGAGGTAGAGCTCCTGGATCCTGGCGCACTCGGCCTCGTAGCCGAGGCGGGCGAACACGTCGAAGTGGAAGTTCGCGCCCTTGGCGCCCATGCCGCCGATGTACAGCCCGAGCATCGGGCGCACCCAGTCGGCGGCCTGCTCCACGTCGTCGTTGACGATGACCGGCAGGAACGCGGGGACTTCGAACGTGTCCCAGCTCCGGCGCGCACCGGGCTTGTCGAAGCCGTTCTGCAGGGCGGTCTTGTAGAAGTCGTTGCCGCGCGGGGAGAAGAACAGCGGCAGCCAGCCGTCGGCGATCTCGGCGGCCAGCGCGACGTTCTTCGGGCCCTCGGCGGCGAGGTAGATCGGGATGTCGGTGCGGAGCGGGTGCACCGTGGACTTCAGCGGCTTGCCGAGCCCGGCGCCACCCTGGTACGGCAACTGGTAGAACTGCCCGGAGAACTCGACCCGCTCCCGTGCGATGACCTTGCGCACGATCTCGACGTACTCACGCGTGCGCGCCAGCGGCTTCGGATAGGGCTGCCCGTACCAGCCTTCGACGACCTGCGGCCCGGACGCCCCGAGCCCGAGGACGAAGCGCCCACCGGACAGGTGGTCGAGGGTCAGCGCGGCCATGGCGGTGGCCGTGGGGGTCCGCGCGGACAGCTGGAGGATGTTGGTGCCGAGCCGGACGGTCTCGGTCTTCGCGCCCCACCAAGCCAAGGGGGTGAGGCAGTCGGAGCCGTACGCCTCCGCGGCCCAGATCGAGTCGAAGCCCAGCCGCTCCGCCTCGGCGATGGCCTCCTCGACGCCGGCCGGAGGGCCCGACGACCAGTAACCGGTGTGGAATCCGAGCTTCACCCGCGTCTCCCCACTACTCAATTTCTTGAGTAATCATATCCTTGAGTACCATCGCCGCAAGAGACGGGAGACGCATGGCACTTCGGCACGCACTGCTGGCAGCGCTGCTGGACCGCGAACTGAGCGGCTACCAGCTGAGCAAGCTGTTCGACCTGGCAGCGTCCTCGTTCTGGCACGCCTCGTCCCAGCAGCTCTACGCCGAACTGGCGAAACTCGAAGCGGACGGCCTGCTGACCGGCCACGAAGTGGTCCAGCACGGCCGCCCGAACAAGCGCGTGTTCGCCCTCACCGACACCGGCCGCGACGAACTGGCCAGGTTCACCGCGGCCCCCACGAAGCCGATCTCGATCCGCGACGACCTGATCGTGAAGGCCTACGCCGAGCACGCGGCCGACCCGAGCGTGCTGATCAAGCAACTGGACGAGCGCCTGACTCAGGCACGCGCCAAAGACGAGTTCCTCCAGGCTCAGCTGACACGGTTGCGCGACGGACTGTCCGAGCAGGAGTACCTGGCCACCGCCGAGAACATCGGGCCTTATCTCGCGGGTACCCGCGGCCGGATGTACCTCAAGGACGAGATCAGCTGGTGCGAGTGGGCCGCCGAGGTGCTACGAGGCCGTTGCTGACTGCTCGGCCGCGTGGAGCACTTCGCAGAGGAGGGCCTGGCAGTCGGCGACGCCCATGTGCTGGAGCAAGTCGGCGAGCCGGACGCCCGCGGTGTGCTCGACAACCTGTGAGATCTCCTCGAACGACCGCATGTCGTCGGAGACACCGGACTTGAACCCTTGGAGGACTGCCAGGTTCTCGTCCAGAGCCGCACGGTTGTCGTGCCACAAGATCATCGCCGCCGCGGCGAAGTGCGCCCAGACCGCCCAGCTGAACTCCCCGTACGAACGGTAGGCGAACATGGCCACACGATTGTGCAGGAACGCGATCAGCTTCGGATCCCGCGAAGGGTACGTCAACCGCAACGAGTCGAGCTGGATGTCGAGTGCGCGGTCCGAGTGGCCCAGTTTGTCCTCGGCTTCCGCCAACCTGGCGAAGACCTTGGCCAAGGTGCCCATGTCCTGGCCCTGGTCCCACACCTCGCGGCACCACAGCAACACGTTGCGCGCCTCGGCGACCATGCCGAGCTGCATCAGCGCGCGACTGCCGTTGTAGGCGGCAACGGCCTGATCCAATGCCGTGGCCCCGCGGCGACGCATCGACTCGATCAACTCGGTGTTGAAGTCCAGCGCCTGCCGCCACTGGCCCAGCCGTTCGGCGACGAGCGTGCCAGTGCTCAACAGGTTCTCGACCGGCGACCACACGGGAACGCTGAGCGGGTACCCACCACTGGCTTCCACAGCTCGCCACTCCGCGAGAAGACGGGTCACCGAAGCGAGCACGTCGTCGCCGCCGCGCCCAAGCAGCTCCATGATCCGGAGTCGGTGTGCGTCGTCCGTCAGCCGAACCGTCGGTCCGAGTCCGGCTTTCTCCGAGTACTCGGCCTTGCGGTCGAGCACATCCAGGGCCGCTTCGAGACGCCCCTCGTTGCGGTACAGACCCACCAAACTGTCGGCGACGATCGCCGCCCGCCCGAAGTCGCCGCGATCGAGTGCGAGGTTGAGCAGGTCGCGGAAGATGATCTCGGCCTGACCGGGGTCAAGGCGGCTGAGCACACCACCATGCGTACGAGCGACGACGAGCTCGTCCTGCGTCCCGCGGGTCGCCTCGGCCGCCGCGGAGGCGAAGGGCAGCAGGGTGGCCATCGTGGCCAGTGAGTAGTCACGCTGCAGAACCATCTGTATCGCGTTGTCGAGGTGCGGCCAGTTCCGCTGACGAAAGAGGTAGGGCGCGGCACCGATCGCGGCGTGCTGGACCGCGGCGCTGGACGACTCTTGCCCCTCGTGTTCGACGGCGAGGCTCATGATGTGGCGCCAGAACTTGCCCAGTTCGACGTCCACCGACGAGCGGAACCGGGAGTCCGCGTCGTCCCGGCCGGTTCCGGCGATTCCCGGGTGGATCCGGTAACCCTCGCCGTCAATCCCGACCACAGCGCGGTCGACGAGTGGCCCGAGCGCCTCGGCGATCGGCGGCGGGTCACCCGCACGGTGCGCCTGCCACAGGGCGGACCAGTTTTCCCGCACCACCGGCTCGTTCCTGTCGGCCTCTTCCACGCAGCACAGGA
This window contains:
- a CDS encoding TIGR03621 family F420-dependent LLM class oxidoreductase; the encoded protein is MTRAFRFGVNMITNGDRSAAIAKVRRAEELGYDVILVPDHLGMPAPFPWLSLAAEHTSRVRLGTFVLNAGFWNPVLLARDVFTLNTFAQGRLELGLGAGYVREEFEEAGLAWPRPGERVTHLTDVVHRMRAEAAKLGQSLRIVVGGNGDRVLRLAAGHADTVAFAGLRTTPPGSAQPMEFITWDELGERVEFVRKAADGRDYESNLLVQNVSDATDSAPDVPAMLGGTHEEIAAKVRTLRDRYGITYLTVLEPNLESFAPVIKLLREQ
- a CDS encoding lectin, which translates into the protein MRVFAAALAFAAALTFAAVPAAAAPSRVAVSDPAQYVNTFVGTKPGGPDFGHGGGAGNTFPGADAPFGMMQWSPDTVLHQHGGYHYDDNRIKGFSLTHISGPGCSDFGNIPFMPVLGTSPVGNYTFSHANESAAPGYYSVRFDNGLRTELTTTTRTGMARFTYPAGQRASLSVDAAKAFNSASGSITIGANTLSGYTDGGGFCGAGNRYRIHFHAVFDTPFATSGVAGADGKVDESRKSIEGRGAGSVPSPVKGVDTRKGPAVTSDVAPLAASAFVSFNATTVTARVGISFVSLDGANANLSAEQGAKGFDEIKAGTRAAWNGLLGRINVNGGTDAQLRTFYTALYHSLLHPNVFSDVDGKYTGFDKQVHTVANGRAQYANFSGWDVYRSQVALIALIAPSEAADIAQSAVDQAKYGGYFDRWTVADGGTGVMNGDPVSAIIATMHAFGATDFDAADGLRRIVAGVNDVRQRPGWLQYNQYGYVPTGLGDVWGSASTTLEYTSADFAISQFAARLGDAATAENFLRRAQNWRNLFESGNKYLQPRNTDTSFPGFSPTQQNEFVEGNGGQYAWMVPYNHRGLFDAMGGNAAVVPRLDSFFTELNAGPTKNMAYLGNEPTLNTPWAYAYAGVPYKTQDVVRRALTTLFKPAPEGIVGNDDLGQMSSWAVWAALGMYPQAPGRSELVLASPQFSSVTITRGNGKTITINAPGASDANKYVQSLRVNGQASNRAWLPESIVANGGTLDFTLGAGPNTTWGSAPADAPPSFDVGPAAPRTGLISGLANKCADANPPQSSGSIVRLWECNSSVAQQWTLASDGTIRAAGRCLDVAGSKRDNGTKVQLYDCNGTGAQQWWPKANGALVNSPSGRCLDVPNSNSANGTQLQIYDCNTSSAQNWRLP
- a CDS encoding cobyric acid synthase, whose translation is MRAPGVSRHYPDRVRRVSGGLLVAGTSSDAGKSVLVAGLCRWLARQGVRVAPFKAQNMSNNSVVTPDGGEIGRAQALQAAAAGLVPSVRFNPVLLKPGGDRTSQVVLLGKVIGHTSALSYRDRKPELFQTVLSTLEGLRAEYDVVVCEGAGSPTEINLRRTDIANMGLARAADLPVIVVGDIDRGGVFAHLYGTVALLSPADQALVAGFVINKFRGDPALLRPGLDQLHDLTGRRVLGVLPWNADLWLDAEDSLSYTADGVVGRPLPPVGEQWLRVAVVRLPRISNGTDVEALACEPGVSVRFVTEPSRLADADLVVIPGSKATVHDLEWLRHNGLADAIIDHGRRGLPVAGICGGFQMLGTRITDSYESGAGEVPGLGLLDVEFEFQRDKILRRPDGFVFGHPATGYEIHHGTVVDQPADGLVTLPDGTPEGVLSGAIAGTHWHGLLENDEPRRALLDWAAGHAGRPGFRPAPGTSFAAVREAQLDLLGDLVAEHMDTDVLRGLLAEGAPSGLPVLPPGAP
- a CDS encoding DUF6319 family protein, encoding MTAPTAEAATSAPGDEEVPASTSEEGTEATAEETPVVEEKPKRAARAKSTAKKTRTVELTLTVTGTLDGNWQADLMHGTSRVVQGLSIPAAAVAKAAQELHPEIAEKIEEVINAAREQHESRLRELEEEMAKVKQALADLGDDA
- a CDS encoding GrpB family protein — its product is MALVGAQPDEQYPGITWTGVGEAGLVIAVGEPSADADVVVASTEDISGLWETRLSQLVRNLADGRIAQFGAPRLEPHNPGWAVTADRLLRRLARFAARPDYAWDHIGSTSVPGLAAKPIVDLQIGVPSLQDVDGVEAAVARAGFVDVAGIAPDSPGVLRDNPRGEGNFWEKRLFASADPGQHAILHVRQLDSPWWHYTTRFRDLLRSDETLRGDYERMKRGLVEVNAGESNYDKYTIAKTAFFDTIQHRLNRA
- a CDS encoding MBL fold metallo-hydrolase gives rise to the protein MSTVPAEPSTRSQWEAWKRKEIPPVERVRDDLWSVPVPIPHNPLRYTNTYLSVADEGVVVVDPGWFAPETWDGLVAGLAAAGASVSDVVGIVVTHVHADHHGLSARLKQESGAWIAMHPAEREVLPARLAETTEASYDRDWLRSSGIPADVAAKLEFSGEAMKPFMDLAMPDVLLDDGDVVPHGARTMRAVWTPGHTPGHICLYDEARGVLLTGDHVLPRISPNIGMSIGDDNPLSSYIASLERIAEFDDAEVLPAHEYRFRGVARRTLALIQHHQERCDEISAVLHANGEATTWEITEKLTWSRGWENVRGIMRRSAVAETGAHLQYMRKVGSVELVDGEVRRWRASL
- a CDS encoding LLM class F420-dependent oxidoreductase, which encodes MKLGFHTGYWSSGPPAGVEEAIAEAERLGFDSIWAAEAYGSDCLTPLAWWGAKTETVRLGTNILQLSARTPTATAMAALTLDHLSGGRFVLGLGASGPQVVEGWYGQPYPKPLARTREYVEIVRKVIARERVEFSGQFYQLPYQGGAGLGKPLKSTVHPLRTDIPIYLAAEGPKNVALAAEIADGWLPLFFSPRGNDFYKTALQNGFDKPGARRSWDTFEVPAFLPVIVNDDVEQAADWVRPMLGLYIGGMGAKGANFHFDVFARLGYEAECARIQELYLGGHKAEAIAAVPTRMVEDISLIGPLAKIKDELAAWKESVVTTLLVNADAKTLRTLTEIVA
- a CDS encoding PadR family transcriptional regulator, with amino-acid sequence MALRHALLAALLDRELSGYQLSKLFDLAASSFWHASSQQLYAELAKLEADGLLTGHEVVQHGRPNKRVFALTDTGRDELARFTAAPTKPISIRDDLIVKAYAEHAADPSVLIKQLDERLTQARAKDEFLQAQLTRLRDGLSEQEYLATAENIGPYLAGTRGRMYLKDEISWCEWAAEVLRGRC